ATCCAGTCAAAGCCGGTGGCGCCCTGATCGTCAACCACCAGGTTCGCGTGCGCCATCAGCAAATGGCCGCCAGGGTTGAGGCTTTTCGCAAATCGCGCGGCGAGGCGGCGTAATTCGTGGCGATCCTTCAGGTAGTAAAGCGCTTCACTACAAACGATGAGGTCGAACCGCCCGAGAAGATCACGACGCAGGTTCATCTGGCGGTAGGTGATGTTCTGGAGGTTCCGGCACCTCTGCTGAGCGCGCGACAACGCACGGTCAGAGATATCCGCGGCGACGAGCCGGCCCACCCGAGGAGCCAACTGGGCCGTAAAATGTCCCTCCGCACACGCCAGCTCGAGCGCGGAAGCGACGGGCGTGTCCGGGAGCAACTCAAGCGTGTGCTCGTATTTGGTTTGTTCGTAGCCGCTCCCGTAGCTCCACGGGTCAGGAGTGGCAAACACTTCTCCCCACCTCTTCTGCTCTGGATCGGACTCGATCACAGATCGAGCCGGCTCTTTAAGTGTCGGGTTTTCCTGCGGCCTGGACTGGACCGGCCCGAGCCCGAATCGGACCGCCAGGTAAGAATTGATTCGCGTGGACACGTATGCTGCGACGCGGTGACGCCAGCGTGACCTCGGGACGTGCAGAAGGTCCCAAAGGAAATACAGCGTGCGGCGCCCCACTAGTTGGCGCAGCAGCCGTGGGTTGTTCCTGATGAATCGCCGTGTCTCGGGTTCCAAAAGGCTGTGGTGTTTTTTGAGGACGGGCGCAGCAAGCGTCCTTCGAGACATAGGGCCAGGAACGGCCCCTAACTCTGCTACACCAAACTTGCGATCATCGAGTGACGGGTACACACGAACGATCTCGACGCCCTTCGGGACTTCAGTCGCAGTCCAGGCATCTTCGAACCGCGCGCGAAGAACGCGAATGTGTCCGACGGTGACCGGCGCGTCCTCCGGGCCGAGCTCATCGACCAGCAGGCGTTCAACCTTCCACCGGATGGCGTCCTTATCCAGACGGGCGGAAGAGCAAGAGTATAAAGGTCCCAGTGAACGCGCGAGATCGGGCCACAGATCAGCCCAGCGAGCAGCGAGGGCTGCCCCTCCCCATCCAACGCCGTGCATCAAGCCGTCAAACAGTAGCGACGCAACGGCGGTTTCGCTAAAGCCTTCAACGGCCAATTTCGGAAGGTAACCGGATAGCGGTGGAAGTATGGAACCAGCGGCGACAAGGTAACCAGTGGCCCATATCAGGAAAGAAAGCATGGCTGCCGGCAGGTCCGCCACTGGCTCTCCGAGATGATGTTCCGGCTTGGGATTGCGGACGCGTGCATCCGGTGAGTGACCTCGCCTGATGACCACTGATCCATCGGGGATGAGGCGTCCGGAAGAGCGGGTGTGAGAACCGCCGTGTGCGCGGTAGTATGCAGAGCAGGTACTGGTAGGCAGAAAGTTGACGCTTCCCCGGGCCAGACGCTGCCAGAGGTCCCAATCTTCGGCAACCACTAGAGATTCATCGAAGCCGCGTGCGTCCTCTACAACCTTGCGTTTCACAAGGCAGGCATTAATGCTGAACGGGCATGCCCTTGCCGCGTATTGAAATAGCGATTCGGGCCTGGCTGCGCTTACGGGGCGCTCGTGCAAGCCGCCTTCAGTGGCGATGGTGTACCCGGTGTATGCCCCTCCCGCCAAAGGATTGCGGCGCAGCGCGTGGACCAGGCGCGAGATGTGATCTTTGCCAATCCAGTCATCCGCATCCAGGAACATCACATATTCGCCCTGGGCCTTTGCCAGGCCGGCGTTCCTGGCCGCGCTTGGACCTCGGTTGGACGGACTCTTGTGATAGCGAATACGCCCGTCGCCGAGGGCCAACGAAGCGACGACCTCGGCAGTGCAGTCTTTTGAACCATCGTCGATGACGACGGCTTCCCATCGCCGGAAGCTCTGCCCTTGCACGCTGCCCAGCGCCGTCCGCACGGTGTCCGCAGCATTGAAAGCGGGAATGATTACCGACACAGTCGGCTGAGTCATGCCGCACTCCAATATTGCCGGATTGGGCCCAGGTCAGTTGGTTGCGACATCAGAATACTCCGCCGCCTGCCCGTAGCTCTGAAGCTCATACATTCGGGCAAAAAGCCCATTCCTCGCCAGCAAACTCGAGAAGTTCCCCTGCTCAACCAGTTTGCCCTGATGAAGCACAAGGATGTGGTCCGCTTGCTGGATGGTCGATAGCCGGTGGGCAACAATGATGATCGTGTGGTCCCGCGTGAAATGCTCGAGGGCCTGCTGGAAAGCTTGCTCCGTGACGCTGTCCAGCGCATTGGTTGCCTCATCGAGGACAAGGACATCCGGTTTGCGCACCAGGGCCCGGGCCAGCACCAGCCGCTGCCGCTGCCCTCCGGACAGCCGGACGCCGCGCTCGCCCACGACCGTCTCGTAGCCGTCAGGTAAGGCTTGTATGAAAGAGTCGGCGCACGCCAGTTTTGCCGCCTCCACGACATCGGGATGATCAGCCTCAGGCCGGCCGTAAAGAATGTTGAAGCGCACCGTCTCATCAAAGATGTAGGGGTCCTGGTTGACCACGGCGAATCTGGAGCGCCACGCAACGCGATCAAGGTCATTCATCGCAATCCCGTCAATCGTCACCGAGCCGCCCTGCGGTTCGCGGAAGCCCAGCAGCAAATCGATCAAGGTGGACTTCCCGGCGCCTGACGAGCCTACGATTGCAACGCTGGCGCCGCGGCGTATTTCAAATGAGACTTTGTCCAAAGCCGCAACTTCCTGATTATTGAAGCGAAACGTAACGCCCTCAAAGCGAATCGTCTGCCATGTCTCGGGGCACTGGACGCCGGATGGAGCAGGCCCGGAAGCGTCCTCGCCAAGGAAACGGGTGATGGCCATCACCGAGCCTTCAAAGCCCGCGAGTGACACTCGCGAGGAAACCAGAACACGAACGCGCGGCTGCAAGCGGTAGAGAATAACGACAAACGCCGAGAGCGTGGCAATATCGATCAGGTGCGCCTGGACCAGCAAGGCGAGTCCCGCGATCAGGGCCGTGATCAGAATTTCGCCGGCCGGGTTGTTTCGCGCCAGAATCAGTGACAACCGGAGTGAGATGTCCCGGGCCCGGCG
The Terriglobia bacterium genome window above contains:
- a CDS encoding glycosyltransferase yields the protein MTQPTVSVIIPAFNAADTVRTALGSVQGQSFRRWEAVVIDDGSKDCTAEVVASLALGDGRIRYHKSPSNRGPSAARNAGLAKAQGEYVMFLDADDWIGKDHISRLVHALRRNPLAGGAYTGYTIATEGGLHERPVSAARPESLFQYAARACPFSINACLVKRKVVEDARGFDESLVVAEDWDLWQRLARGSVNFLPTSTCSAYYRAHGGSHTRSSGRLIPDGSVVIRRGHSPDARVRNPKPEHHLGEPVADLPAAMLSFLIWATGYLVAAGSILPPLSGYLPKLAVEGFSETAVASLLFDGLMHGVGWGGAALAARWADLWPDLARSLGPLYSCSSARLDKDAIRWKVERLLVDELGPEDAPVTVGHIRVLRARFEDAWTATEVPKGVEIVRVYPSLDDRKFGVAELGAVPGPMSRRTLAAPVLKKHHSLLEPETRRFIRNNPRLLRQLVGRRTLYFLWDLLHVPRSRWRHRVAAYVSTRINSYLAVRFGLGPVQSRPQENPTLKEPARSVIESDPEQKRWGEVFATPDPWSYGSGYEQTKYEHTLELLPDTPVASALELACAEGHFTAQLAPRVGRLVAADISDRALSRAQQRCRNLQNITYRQMNLRRDLLGRFDLIVCSEALYYLKDRHELRRLAARFAKSLNPGGHLLMAHANLVVDDQGATGFDW
- a CDS encoding ABC transporter ATP-binding protein, whose product is MGTSKRHSEIGIVRRLLPLLQGYKWLLPVVVVLGLLASVMEGASLSLLVPLLRVLTDHAGSLARNNSLIWRFENVIDVVPPGWRLPAVVLAIFVAICFKNLISYADVAAFSHVESRLGHDLRVRLFTRILNVPYARMEDYPPGNLMNLLETETWYTSQALKVLFSAVTSACTIVIFVPLLFFLSWRLAIAALLIAAILPSIVALVTREVRALGERAVAANSDLASRMWSSLNGLRVTHLFGREDFERKCFEESSRRARDISLRLSLILARNNPAGEILITALIAGLALLVQAHLIDIATLSAFVVILYRLQPRVRVLVSSRVSLAGFEGSVMAITRFLGEDASGPAPSGVQCPETWQTIRFEGVTFRFNNQEVAALDKVSFEIRRGASVAIVGSSGAGKSTLIDLLLGFREPQGGSVTIDGIAMNDLDRVAWRSRFAVVNQDPYIFDETVRFNILYGRPEADHPDVVEAAKLACADSFIQALPDGYETVVGERGVRLSGGQRQRLVLARALVRKPDVLVLDEATNALDSVTEQAFQQALEHFTRDHTIIIVAHRLSTIQQADHILVLHQGKLVEQGNFSSLLARNGLFARMYELQSYGQAAEYSDVATN